A window of Ruminiclostridium herbifermentans genomic DNA:
CTAAACAAAAAAGCCCGACATCAAACATGCCGCGCCATACACTAATAGTTCCGGTATTTAAGCAATATAATCCGAAAGGTTTTCAAGCAGTTTGTAAGGTAATGTCTTTTTGAGAACACAAATAAGACAATTTTGCATGTCAAAATTGCTTATGTCAATAGTAAACAGCATTTACTTATTTTACTAATTATGTTCTCTCCAACTATATTTAGTTGAAAATCACCATTACAACACTTACCGACATCAAAGCCTTCCTTTCTAAAAAGCAATTATTATTCAAGTTCTAGCCCTTAAATATTTCTATTAAATTTTCTAGGGGCTATATACTTTAATTTTTTCAGTTTTTATTTTTTCATATTGTCAGTTTAAATCTTTTGCAAATAAATTTGCTATATTCTTAAATTATCATATACCAATAATACAGTCAATATATTTCCAATTGGATTATATCCTAAAAATCTCTTTTATCCTTTTAATTAAGTGTAACCGCCTGTAATTCTTTTTTTAAGTCTTCAATATTCTTAAGTTTATCAGCTTCCTTTTTTTTCATTTCAGCTATCCTTTTTGCTTTTTCGACGTCACATTGCCAAACAAAATCATTGCATTTATCAACCACTATTATCAATTCATTTATATATGTTTGAAGTTTCTCTCCAAGCTTAAACAAAATCTGTATTCTTGCAGAAGTTGAAAGCACTTCAGGAATCATCAAGTTATTCTGTTGTTTTTCCCACTCATTTCTAAAACAATTCTTCCATTCTGGACTTGGATTTACGGATAAATTAACATAAAAGCTATATACATCTGGGCCCTTTTCATTTAGCTTCACAATTTGATTCTTATCAATACTTAAAATGTCAACTCTCTTTATCATAGTACTTTTCCCCTTATTTTAAATATTCAAAACATAATGGTCTTAGTTTAACTTATTTATTTAAGTAAACTCATTTGATTAACCACTCATATATAAGGTGAATTATGTTTGAAAACAACAACTTATATCGTAATAAAATCCTTAGCCGTTTGAATCCTCTTAAATATAAAATCCCAGCGGAATTACTCATCAGGGTATCATCAACTGCGTGTAGGACAATTATCATCCTTATGCTGCATGCAATTTATCACTCAAATATACTCCCAATATTCCGCTTATCTTAAATCTGTTATAATACACCTGTATACCGAATTTTTGTATCTTTTTAGGTTTATATTTTTATTTGATTATACGTAAAAGTATTGATACTATAAAACTGAAACTAAATAGAGTTCATATTTTTTTGTATAACTGAAATATTTATTAAATGGAGGAATTAGATAATGAATGAACAAGAATGTCCTTTCTGTAAATTAGTGTCCAATATGTCTTATGAAAGAGATATGTTGAAAATAGTCTATGAATCTGATAATGTTTTAGCATTTCATGCCACCAAGCCATATGCTGAGGTTCATATTATAATAATTTCCAAAAAGCACATACCTACAATATTTGATTTATCTGATTCCGATAGCCAACTTAAGTTAGAAATCTTGTCTGCCATTAGAATTGCTTCAGAAGAAATTATTAATCAAAAGGGAGCATGTAAGGTGGAAATGTATTTGGGGTCATTCCAACAGGTTCAGCATCTGCACTGCCATGTAATCTATGATTCTAATATAGAATAAATTTACATCAGTAACAAATCTTTCTTATTCTTTGATTCGTGTACTTTATAGTCAAAAATTATTTTGATATAATACAAATATTATTTTATTCCAAATGAAAAGTGGAGTTTTTATTTGATTACAGTTGGTATTGAAATTCTTAATTAAGATAGGTAAATGGATATTTTATATATTGCTTTTGATAGCCGTTACAATGGTTACAAGAGTTGGTGCAATAGTTTTCATCTTGTATTTTGTTAGACAGAATGAAAAGAAAAAATAGCATATTACTCTTTAACAAGTTCATTATGCGAGACATCTAGGTAATATAACAAAAAGCCATAGTTCAATTGCATATTTCATAAGTAAATATCCATGAATTTTTACTTTGCAATTTCCCTTTGGCTCCTGATTAAACTTTTTTTCTGCTATCTAAACTTTTTTGCATGTGGTAAAACTTTATTATCGTAAGAAAGTCGTGTATTCCCCAAATAAACCTTTTTCAGCATACAAATAAACATTTATCATAATTCTCCCCACAAGCCCCTAATTAAGCCACTCCATATTTCTATCCATTTTATCATCCATTCTCAATTCTATTCACTTTTCTCTTAAATCTTAGGCATTAATCCTACTGAAATGTAAATAAAGTTTTATCAGAATTAAGGATTATGAATCAAGGATTAATAGTATTTCTTATCCATTTTTCTTTTCCATTTAGTCTTTCCATCCATTGATCTTTAAAGGCTTTCGCCTTATAAATGATTGTTTTCCATTAGATCTTTTCAATAAAAAACATGGTAGAAAGAAAGGCTTTCGCCTCCTTAAAACCATGTACTTTGATACAACTTTAATGCTTAATTTGAAAAATGATATATGTTTATTTTGGTAATACAAGTCGCTGTATATCCCTATATCTCCCGTCTTCCCTCAATTGCTTTAGCCAGTGTAACCTCATCTGCATATTCCAAATCACCACCTACAGGAATACCATGAGCAATTCTGGTTGCTTTGATACCTAGTGGCTTTATTAGCTTGGAAATATACATTGCAGTGGCTTCACCTTCAACATTTGGGTTTGTTGCAAGAATGACTTCTTTAACCTCTCCGTCTCCAAGCCTTTTTAATAATTCCTTTATACGTATATCACCGGGGCCAATACCCTGCATAGGTGAAATAGCCCCTTGCAAAACATGATACAAGCCTTTGAATTCCCGAGTGCGCTCCATTGCAACTACATCTCTGGCATCTTGTACAACACAGATTAAAGATTTATCCCTCGAGGTACTGCTGCAAAGAGAACAGGGATCAACATCCGTAAGATTGCTGCATACCGAACAATACTTTGTTTTTTGCTTTGCTTCTAATATTGAATTTGCCAGCCCTTGTACCTTCTCGTTAGGCAAATTAATAATATGGAAAGCCAGCCTTTGAGCTGACTTATGACCAATACCGGGTAGTTTCTGAAACTCCTCCACCAGCTTTGCAATAGGAACTGCATAATAATCCATTTTAATAACTCAACTTTCCCTAAGCTTTTAAAATACTCTTTAGAATCTATTTTACTACTTAAAATAATCCTGACATTCCACCTAATCCGCCAGTTATTTTCCCCATCTCTGATTCCTTTAACTCATCAGCTTTTCTAAGGGCTTCATTTACAGCGCTCAATATTAAATCCTGAAGCATTTCAACATCATCTGGGTCAACAACCTCAGGTTTAATTGTTATTTCCTTTATTTCCTTTTTGCCAGTTGCAATAATATTTACTGCTCCGCCTCCAACAGAAACCTCAACAGTTTTGTTTTCCAACTCCTGTTGAGCTCTTTCCATATCCTTTTGCATCTTTTGAGCTTGCTTCATCAAATTATTTAGGTTTCCACCACCGAAGCCTCCTCCAAAACCGCCTCCTGGAAATCCACCTCTTGCCATGTTTTCTTCCTCCTATTATTCTAAAAATATTTTATATTCTATTTTCTATTTTATTAAATTAGGTTCAAAGAGATTCTTACCTCTAAACGTATCTTATAATATTATATCTTATTCGTCTATTATATCAAGGTGTTCATTCAACTTACTGCCAGAAAACTCTATCAACTCATCTTTCTGTGTGTCCTTCTTTGTAGAAGCCTTAAATGGGAGTAAACTTTCCAGCGTCTCTTCGTCAACAACCTTCACTCTAATCTGTTGTGATAGCTTTTCGCTAAGTAGCTCTTCTAAAATTTGAATATCTTCTGGTTTTGTTACACAGCTTTTGAGCGAACACACATTTTCCGGGAATACCACCATAACAGTTGATTCATCAGCAGCAACTGCTTTTGTTTCTGCAAGATAAGTCAAAAGCCTCATTCTTCCTCTGGATTTCAATTCTAAAAGTACCTCTCCCCAAACCTCTAACTGAGAATAATCTGCGCTTTTACTTTTAGTGCTAGTTCCTTCCGCATGTAATGCTGAATTGCCTTTTTGATTTGGCTTCACAGTATCAAAAGAATTTCCTCCATAGCCTTTTTGCTGCTCTGTATTTGCGGAACTAACGCTATTTGATAAAAAAGCACCATTTCTTATTTTGTTTTCCAAGTCTGATATCCTGTCCACCAAGTCGCTGTTATCAGCACTTTGACCATAATTTCCGATGCTAATTGAAATTAACATTACTTCAAGGAACACCCTTTGATTTAAGGCATACTTCAGCTGTGGTTCGAATGAAGAAAGTTCCTTAATTATTCCTATTATCTGGTCTTTTGAAAATGCCTCAGCTTGCAGCATCATTCTATCAAGATACTGCTTACTAACATCCAGTATGTCGTTAGGTTTATTACTCAGTTTGCACATTAGAAGATTTCTAAAGTACATTACCAAATCAGATGCAAACCTTAAAATATCTCGGCCACTTGAAGAAAGCCTCTCTACACCATTAACTAAGCCCTCGGTATTTCTATCCTTTATGCTATCTACTATTTCTGCAATAAAGTCATCACTTACAATCCCTACAGCATCAAGCACCTTTTGATGGGTTATTATTTTATCTCCAACAGCAATGCACTGATCTAATATACTTAAAGCATCTCTTAAAGCCCCATCAGCTAATCTGGCTATCAATAATGCTGCTTCCTCTTCAATCTGTATATCTGTGGCATTAGCAACCATTTTAACTCTCTGAGCTATGCTGCTTGGTGTAATCTTTTTAAAGTCAAACCTTTGGCATCTAGATAATATTGTAGCAGGAAGTTTGTGTGGGTCAGTAGTTGCCAATATAAATTTCACATGTTCCGGTGGTTCTTCTAAGGTTTTTAGAAGAGCATTGAAGGCACCAGATGAAAGCATATGAACCTCATCTATTATGTATACTTTATATTTTGCCTGTGATGGTGCATAAACAACCTCATCCCTAATTTCTCTAACATTATCAACGCTATTATTTGAAGCAGCATCTATTTCAACTACGTCCAAAATAGAATCGCTAAGTATGCCTTTGCATATCTCACATTCATTACAAGGGTTCCCATCCTTTGGGTTCAAACAATTTATTGCACGAGCAAATATTTTTGCCATAGTTGTTTTTCCAGTACCCCTTGTTCCGCAAAAAAGGTATGCATGTCCAATACGTCCTGACATAACAGTATTTTTAATTGTTTTTACCACATGCTCCTGCTCAACTACATCTTCAAATACAAGAGGTCTCCATTTTCTGTACAGTGCGGTATAAGACATATCTCCATCCCTTCCTTTTAATAATTATAACCATAATAAATTTTAATTCTAATAAATTTTAATCATAATAAATATAATCTTCTCATAGGAAAATTCCAGATATCAATGTCCAATCTATATATTCTCAAAATTCAACCATTGAGTAATCATAAGAATCCGATATTTAAATCTCTAATTGTTAAGTTAAATTATCCTACAACCTTACACTTAAACTATAATCTGCATATTCCTAAAATATTAATATAATACAAGCCTGTTCATATGAACAGGCTTGTATTATATTAATATTTTAATGGCCGTACACCCATTGTCGATATAAATATATAGCCGTTACCTTTATAGTTAACTCTAACCAGGCATTCTAGCGGCACACAGAAATTACCGCTTACCGCTGCTTCCTTCCGGACCTGACGGGGTTCACAGATTTCTGTTGCGCAAGACCCAATTTTCATTGCCACTTGTAAAGGGCAAACACCACATATTTAAACCTAAAACAGGAATTCAACCCTGCTATAGCGGATTGCAGGTACAGGGCACCGCTACCTCCCCGTCTAGTACGACCAAAAATTGGCGTAAAAAACATTAAATATCTAAAGTACTTACACATTATAACCTAAAACAAATTGCATATCAATACTAATTACGATGTTATTTTTAACCATTCTTCCATTTTTATTCTAATTGCCTTTAGACAGAAAAAAAGCACCTCAGTATATAAAATATAATAATTCCTGATAATTAGGTGCTCAATCAAAAATAAAATCAAATTAAATATGTTTAAAGGAGGAACAAAATGAAAAAGCGTAATGGCTTTACTATTATAGTATACCACTATTTCCTATAAATTGTGTTAAAATTATATAACAATTATTAATTTATTATTAATAATTTATTATTGATCTGTAAACAAAACAATTTGTACTTGTAAATTAATATATATTACATAAAATTTACTATAAACTAGCTATTCATACATAGATCCATCTGGCAATTGCTGCACCAATATTATTATGCTCATAAGCCTCATTTAAATATCCATTTTTTTGTTTTCGTGAATATCTATAACTTAATAAAATTTTATTATTTATAAAAAATGTATAAGCCAGAACAAATAAGTTAAAACTATAACTGACCCCACAAAATACATTTTAACCCCCTAAAAATGCTCGGCTGTATGCCGAGCATTTTTTATTTATCATAAGTAGCAGTGTGTCATAATAACTTATAATACAATCAATTTTGTTTAAGTTTGATTAGCGGAGTTATACTCATCTTGTCATCAAAAAATAGATCAGTGTTACTTATAATTAGAACACCACATTTAAAATGTATTTTCGTTACTTTTTTACAAATTCATTAAAGAATGTCTTTGTATTACTTCATTTGACCTCTTGTCTCTCTACCGCCTATTCCATTACTTCCTGTTATAGTTAAAGAAATTACAGATTTCGGTGGTAGTATCCTTGAACTATCAGTTGTAGATATTTTTTGTGCAACAATTGCAGGATCTAATGCGTTTATGAGCACCCTTTTCGGAGAACTTGCAAAATTTGCACCTGCGTCCATTATTGCTTCATAATAAGATTGACATGCCCCCGCAAAAATACATAGCTTATCTGGATTAGGCTGATATGCTCTTGCTATTTTAACAGCTTCAATAAAGTACGATGAGTTAGCGTAACTATCTAATTGATAAATATTTTTTGCTCCTTTCTTCAAGCCGTCATGTCCAGTAATAACCAATATATCCGGTCTATATGCATATAAAAATTGTCTTACAAAGGAAGGTTGCTTGCTTTCACTTACTAATTTTCCATAGCATTTTATACCACTTTGCCTATAGAAATCCATACATTGAACCATAAAGTCCTCAGCTGAGTCAATATGCAAAATCTTTCCCGGTCTTTTTCTTATTCTTCTTATAAAATTTCTAAATACAGGTACAGTACCTTCAATTGCTATTTTAGCCATTCTAAGTTCATCATATGCTTTTGAATAAGCAGCTCTAGAATCCTGCCTCACTAAGTCATCAGCAGTTGAGTCTGCTTCAATTCGTGATGATAGTCCTCTTAACACATAACAGTCAGAACCATTACAGTCATATTTTATGTTTACTACCTTAAAGAGAAGGTCACCACCGTAAGACTTTCTAATTACAATATCTCCAACGTTAAATTTGGTCACAAAAATCACTCCAAAATCACCTTTATAGTGCATAATATGCAACCAAATTTCATTTGGGAATTGTTTTATTATTTATAGTAAATTTGTTATTTTATTGTAATAATATGAAACCTATCTAATTTATTAATATAATATATTTAGCTTAAAAAGACCGATTTGCTCTGTTTAAATAAGAAAATTAAGTAATTTATTGACAAAGACAATTTTATGGGTATACTATACACGTGAATATTTGTTCATGTATAATTTGATTATACTATTTAATTAAATAACCATTATTATGAATAGTAATTATTATGAATGACAATTATTACAGTTAGGTAATTTAACTAGTTGAACCAATTTATTTTGAACTTAAGTTCACAAATAAACTACTTATGGCTTATCATAGCGCACGAGTACAGCTTAGATAAATGGGATGCTTGGTTGTTATTTTAAAGAGGTTGTTTAATTATTCTATAACTCTTGTGCTATTTAGCACAGCGAAAGGAATGTAGATAATATATGAAGAAAGATGGGAAAGAAATTGAAAAATGTGATTTTCTATGCATTCACAAAGACATAGTAGAGCAAGTATTAAGCCGTATGCCTGACGATACTCAGTTATACGACTTAGCGGAATTGTTTAAGGTTTTTGGTGATTCCACAAGAATAAAAATACTATATGTCTTGTTTCAATCAGAAATGTGTGTTTGTGACATTGCTCAGCTTCTTAATATGGGACAATCAGCTATTTCCCATCAATTACGTGTATTAAAGCAGGCTAAGCTGGTAAAATATAGGCGTGAAGGTAAAACAATGTTTTATTCTCTAGCAGACTCACATGTAGTAACTATTATTGCCCAAGGGCTAGAGCATATTGGTGAATAGTCCATTAATGCAGCATTTATAAACCATCATTGTAATACTTGCATAATTTTTTTATTAATACTTTGAGGGTCAACTGTTTTAACAGGCATATCAGAAATCCTATATTTATGCTTTAATCTAATTATTCTTTCTATACTTTGATTAATTCTTTCTATTGATATTTGACCATTTAAAACGGCATCCTTTATAGCTTTAATAACTGTTTCCTGCTTGTGAAAATCATGACAAACCAAAACTATATCGCAGCCTGCTTGAATGGACTTTACTGCTGCTTTGCCTATTTCATAATTTTTTTCAATAGCTCCCATAGTAAAATCATCGGTTATAACCACACCATTAAAATTCATGTTTTTACGTAAAAGTTCAGTAATTATTGTCTCTGATAAAGATGCCGGATTTTCAGCATCTATCTTTGGAAGCAGAATATGAGCAACCATTATTACCTCTGCATTGTTTTCTATAGCAGCATTAAATGGAATTAATTCAAAGCTATTTAGTCTATTTAAATCACTATTTACCACAGGCAGGCTTTTGTGCGAATCTTCTGAAGTATCTCCATGTCCAGGAAAATGTTTAACAACCGAAATTATGTTCTGTTCTTGCAGCCCCATCAT
This region includes:
- the recR gene encoding recombination mediator RecR; the protein is MDYYAVPIAKLVEEFQKLPGIGHKSAQRLAFHIINLPNEKVQGLANSILEAKQKTKYCSVCSNLTDVDPCSLCSSTSRDKSLICVVQDARDVVAMERTREFKGLYHVLQGAISPMQGIGPGDIRIKELLKRLGDGEVKEVILATNPNVEGEATAMYISKLIKPLGIKATRIAHGIPVGGDLEYADEVTLAKAIEGRREI
- a CDS encoding YbaB/EbfC family nucleoid-associated protein, which codes for MARGGFPGGGFGGGFGGGNLNNLMKQAQKMQKDMERAQQELENKTVEVSVGGGAVNIIATGKKEIKEITIKPEVVDPDDVEMLQDLILSAVNEALRKADELKESEMGKITGGLGGMSGLF
- a CDS encoding sporulation peptidase YabG; the protein is MTKFNVGDIVIRKSYGGDLLFKVVNIKYDCNGSDCYVLRGLSSRIEADSTADDLVRQDSRAAYSKAYDELRMAKIAIEGTVPVFRNFIRRIRKRPGKILHIDSAEDFMVQCMDFYRQSGIKCYGKLVSESKQPSFVRQFLYAYRPDILVITGHDGLKKGAKNIYQLDSYANSSYFIEAVKIARAYQPNPDKLCIFAGACQSYYEAIMDAGANFASSPKRVLINALDPAIVAQKISTTDSSRILPPKSVISLTITGSNGIGGRETRGQMK
- a CDS encoding ArsR/SmtB family transcription factor — encoded protein: MKKDGKEIEKCDFLCIHKDIVEQVLSRMPDDTQLYDLAELFKVFGDSTRIKILYVLFQSEMCVCDIAQLLNMGQSAISHQLRVLKQAKLVKYRREGKTMFYSLADSHVVTIIAQGLEHIGE
- a CDS encoding HIT family protein, whose product is MNEQECPFCKLVSNMSYERDMLKIVYESDNVLAFHATKPYAEVHIIIISKKHIPTIFDLSDSDSQLKLEILSAIRIASEEIINQKGACKVEMYLGSFQQVQHLHCHVIYDSNIE
- the dnaX gene encoding DNA polymerase III subunit gamma/tau, whose amino-acid sequence is MSYTALYRKWRPLVFEDVVEQEHVVKTIKNTVMSGRIGHAYLFCGTRGTGKTTMAKIFARAINCLNPKDGNPCNECEICKGILSDSILDVVEIDAASNNSVDNVREIRDEVVYAPSQAKYKVYIIDEVHMLSSGAFNALLKTLEEPPEHVKFILATTDPHKLPATILSRCQRFDFKKITPSSIAQRVKMVANATDIQIEEEAALLIARLADGALRDALSILDQCIAVGDKIITHQKVLDAVGIVSDDFIAEIVDSIKDRNTEGLVNGVERLSSSGRDILRFASDLVMYFRNLLMCKLSNKPNDILDVSKQYLDRMMLQAEAFSKDQIIGIIKELSSFEPQLKYALNQRVFLEVMLISISIGNYGQSADNSDLVDRISDLENKIRNGAFLSNSVSSANTEQQKGYGGNSFDTVKPNQKGNSALHAEGTSTKSKSADYSQLEVWGEVLLELKSRGRMRLLTYLAETKAVAADESTVMVVFPENVCSLKSCVTKPEDIQILEELLSEKLSQQIRVKVVDEETLESLLPFKASTKKDTQKDELIEFSGSKLNEHLDIIDE